The Nerophis ophidion isolate RoL-2023_Sa linkage group LG05, RoL_Noph_v1.0, whole genome shotgun sequence genomic interval gcctcaggaaaagccttacccctgcagctatagccgcccttaacACTTGCAGGCCCGGCCgacccgtctgataaagcctgtaaatgtgttggtcatgtatgatgtctttttgttctttttgttttgtgatgtgtaatgtctatatgtttaaatgtacggcagtgaaaatgaatttccccaacggggaccaagcagtcagcatcaagggatggaattgggggttaaatcaccaaaaattattcccgtgcacagctgctgctcactgctcccctcacctcccagggggtgatcaagggtgatgggtcaaatgcagaggacaaatttcaccacacctagtgtgtgtgtgacaatcattggtcctttaccatgaatcgattaacgtggaccccatcttaaacaagttgaaaaacgtattcgggtgttaccatttagtggtcaattgtactgaatgtgtactgtactgtgcaatctactaataaaagtttcaattaatcaatcaatctttaaaaTATACAGGACTgtttcagaaaattagaatattgtgataaagtcctttttttttgtaatgcaactaaaaacatgaaaatgtcatacattctggattcattacacatcaactgaaatagtgcaagccttttattattttaatattgctgattataacatacagcttaagaaaactcaaaaatcctatctcaaaaatttGAATAATTCCTCagactaagtaaaaaaaaaaagatttataacagcaaaacaaaatcaaacatttgaaaatgtcaatgaatGCACTCTGTACTTGACTGGGAATCCTTTCGCACGGATTattgcatcaatgcggcgtggcatggaggcaatcagcctgtggcatttgctgaggtgttatggatgcccaggatgcttcaatagcggcctttagctggtttgcattattgggtctggggtctttcagcttcttcttcacgaTACCCCACACATTCtttatggggttcaggtcaggggagagggcgggccaatcgaggacagtaatgccgtggtcagtacaccagttactggtggttttggcactgtgggcaggtgccagatcatgctggaaaatgacattttttttttttacttggtctgaggaaatattcaaattttttggaatAGGATTTTTGACTTTTCTTAAGCAatattaaaattataaaaggCTTGATTATATATCATAATATTCTAGGGGCTttacagtggcagaggggttagtgcgtctgcctcacaatacgaagttccaatacgaagttccagcagtcctgggttcaaatccaggctcgggatctttctgtgtggagtttgcatgttctccccgtgaatgcgtgggttccctccgggtactccggcttcctcccactcccaaagacatgcacctggggataggttgattggcaacactaaattggccctagtgtgtggatgtgagtgtgaatgttgtctgtctatctatgttggccctgcgatgaggtggcgacttgtccagggtgtaccctgccttccgcccgattgtagctgagataggcgccagcgccccccgcaaccccaaaagggaataagcggtagaaaaatggatggatggataatattctaattttctgagacagccCTGTACATGTCAGAAACATTTTGTACACTGGATGGCAGTACAGACTGCAATTTACCAATATGTGACCATAGAAGAAGACACGTGTCTACTGCGCATGCCCAACAATCCACGACACAAGCTTGAATCCATGCtcgttttgtttttcttttccacaGCCATTTGAAGTCTGGTTTGCGTTTCTTTAAAATGCCACCAAAGGGCAAAGGTGGTGGCAAGGGAGCTAAAGGTTCGCActcgttttatttttttaggcCTTTAATTGGGTTCTTCAGCCGTAAATAAATACTTCCGGAGTGTTAGCTTGTCACTTTAGCATAGAGCTCCGATTGCGTGCATCTGGTGTACAATGTACACCATTTAATAACATTGCAATTTATTTGCCTTGCTCAGGAGCTGCGTCAGGAAGTGCAGATGCTGAGAAGAAAGATAAAGCGCCTAAAGGAGGCACTGCTGTCAAGGTGCGTACATCCCTACGTTAGTACTCTATTACTGATGATGTCATTGTAAGATGCATGTGCTCATGTCACCAGGTGCGTCACATCCTCTGTGAGAAACACGGAAAATGTATGGAGGCAATGGAGAAACTGAAGTCGGGAGTTCGCTTCAGCGAAGTAGCATCGCAATACAGTGAAGACAAAGCAAGACAAGGAGTAAGAGAACCTCATGCATGCTTGATAGTTCATAGAAGCTCCTATAACAGATGTTTGCAAGGGTGAAAATGGCCTCACagactattaaaggcctactgaaattagatgttcttatttaaaccgggatagcaggtccattttatgtgtcatacttgatcatttcgcgatattgccatatatttgctgaaaggatttcgtagagaacatcgacgataaagttcgcaacttttggtcgctaataaaaaaagccttgcccgtaccgaaagtagcagacgatgtgcgcgtgacgtcacgggttgtagggctcctcacatcctcacattgtttataattatagcctccagcagcaagagctattcggaccgagaaagcgactattttcccattaatttgagcgaggatgaaagattcgtggatgaggaaatttagagtgaagcactagagaaaaaaaaaaggcgattgcagtgggagcgattcagatgttattagacaacatttactaggatacatctggaaaatcccttatctgcctattgtgttgcgtTTTAGTGAGCTTacatagtacctgaaagtcggaggggtgtggccacgggtgtgttgagcgcgagtgtctctgagggaagtcacgcagctgcagcaggactgaAGCTCCTCTGATATCTCCGGTAAGAGTCAATGTAAtagcacaattttcccatccaaaaacttgctggttgacgtagagagacatgtttgcttgaccgctctgtgttaaagcttcacaacaaacaaagaaacaccggctgtgtttcagttgctaaaggcagctgcaatccaccgctttccaccaacagcattgttctttatagtctccattattaattgaacaaattgcaaaagattcagcaacacagatgtccaaagtactgtgtaattatgccaataaaagagacgacttttagctgtgagtggtgctgggctgaaatgtccgctccaaccaataacgtcacaagcacgcgtcaacataatcgtcatcattccgcaacgttttcaacaggatacctcgcgggaaatttaaaactgtaatttagtaaaataaaaaagccgtattggcatgtgttgcaatgttaatatttcatcattgatgtataaactatcagactgcgtgcgtggtgggtagtagtgggtttcagtaggcctttaaaggagagATGCAGCACCTTGGGAATAATAAACAATAGGATTCCTGCTGGGATAACTAAGGGCAGTGGTCTCTAACCTTTGGGCCATACagaaacattaaaggggaactgcattttctGGGGAATTTtgactatcgttcacaatcattatggaaGAGATTAGGACGGCGTGGTGGAGTTGggagtgtggccgtgccagcaacttgagggttcctggttcgatccccaccttctaccaaccttgtcacatccgttgtcttctgagcaagacacttcacccttgctcctgatgggtcgtggttagggccttgcatggcagctcccgccatcagtctgtgaatgtggaaataaatgtcaaagcgctttgagtaccttgaaggtagaaaaagcgctatataagtataatccatttatcatttatgacgacggatgtattttttcaatgcattctaaatattaaatgcgTTCAAAAGTCTGCTTGCAATGGAATCTATGggagccatgaattgattaacgtggaccccgactaaaacaagttgaaaaacttattggggtgttaccatttagtggtcaattatacggaatatgtactgtactgtgcaatctactaataaaagtttcaatcaatcaagccgctctattctgccttaAAAGCCCTTAAAATCATCCAACACATCCATTAAAGTTTCATATGCATGATGTTAGTGTGTATTCAATGTAGTAAcgagcacatttataataacatttagaattgacatatttttgctcattttaagcatacgcggcaaaatcatttaaaaaacccATCacgttcgcttttttttttttgaacatcaCTGATTAACTCAGTGCAGACTTTACGAAAGCCAACAACTATTATAAattcacacttactgtacaaagtctgctgtcattTGCATTCTGACTGCTAGGATTTTCATGTACCgctattcccgtttagatgaagaatgactcataatcctcgggGGAAAAAAGTGGATGGAACCATGCCTCTTTTAATGTTGTTCTCTCCATGTGcatgtctaaattggctgtcaaaatgtACCTGTACTTGTCGGAATACGTCTTTGCTCTTCTACTgttcaggtgagagacatgatttgtgatctacaataaagtttgacgagcaaggaaacaGCTGATCAGTCTATGATGTAAACATTGGCACATAAGCTTGTGATAACGGcgtcgctataaatagtttgtccgtgttagcgctcataataacaatatcactaatacttgattAACTAAGTCACTAAATgtcaatggagtattgttggtactttttggatgtttttttattgggttttatgggcagaatagaggaccTCTCATTAGCTCTGCTATAAGTGaacttttatttgtttatttacaatataggtttttttttttttatccatcgtcatgtctttcgttctgtgaacaataatcaaaattctaaaaaaaagtgcagttcccccttaaataatttataaaaaacTGCATTTTCTCCGAAATAACTGCCTGTcccagacacaccaataagcttgttcataGTACATACTTTAACTCCTGATAGGAAGTCGCCATTAGATATGTTTGTTGTATTTGTCAcgtgggacaatgcacattaatgaacaaataacatgtaaatgtgccagattgtTGCCAAAGACTAATTTCTATCTACAATCCCTGGCAGGTTGATGGTATATACAACAATGTCCATAAAAAGTTAAGTTAGACATACAAACATCAGACATATACAGTACAATCAAATAAACAGACTCTCAgatataataatgaaaataaaatagagaccatatatatataccagtTGGTTGCTGCGTGACCTCAACTCTAGACAGCTCAAGAACAATGTCTCTATATTAGTTAATCTgatgcagccctttgaaacactggtgatttagggctatataaataaacattgattgattgattgataattgctAAAGGGCAAGTGTGCTAATTGTTGCATATAATAAGTTGGCTGAAGGAAGAAAATACACATCTCCCTTGGCCTAGTAAGTTAAGTGCTGGTATTATAGTACTAAGCCCTATTGCTCAAATATTTAGCAATAACAGATGTATATATGCATGGAAAATTGCACCAAAAAAATCATTCATAAGTGTATCTATGTATGAAGTATTTCAAAGAATGTGAATGCATATCTTTTAGAATTGAAATTGATGAAAATCTATTGAAACTAATGACAATTATATGTAGTTTTATTCTATATCTATCTATGCTCTTGTCCTTGACTATAACGCATCAGATACGTTAGCCAGAAAATAAGCCCACAAGAACAAACAGAATTTTTTTGCAAAGGGAAGAAGGGCAGGGCAGGGCTTCCACTAATTCAGTGTTATAGCGAGTTGTTTTTtatcatgcacttatttttgctctatttatctgccacacgtgGAACGCCGGTTCATGGAAATAATGCCTATAACCTGTTTAGTTTTTGTGTTAGATATTTGTGTGTGAAGGTCTTCCGAGATTACAAATCAAACCACACCCCACCATCTCCAAAAGCATCATAATTTGTAATGAAAATGTATACTGtttcaatatatatcttgaagacAAACATGACCACTATTTTTTCTGTCACAgtcaaaataaacttcataaacattgTATAGATTTCACCTGGTCACAGCATTATATACACCTGcagcatgtacagtggggcaaaaaagtatttagtcagccaccgattgtgcaagttctcccacttaaaatgatgacagaggaccgtaatttttatcataggtacacttcaactgtgagagacataatgtgaaaaaaaaatccaagaattcacattgtaggaatttcaaagattttattttttaattatggtggaaaataagtatttggtcaaccatttaaagctgtcactgatggaaggaagttttggctcaaaatctcacgatacatggccccattcattctttccttaacacggctcaatcgtcctgtccccttagcagaaaaactgctccAAAgtgtgatgtttccacccccatgcttcacagtaggcttggaatgcaactcagtattcttcttcctccaaacacgacgagttgagtttataccaaaaagttatattttggtttcatctgaccttaTGACATTCTCCCTATCCTCTGCtgaatcatccatgtatccattttggtataaagtcaactcgtcgtgtttggaggaaaaagaatactgagttgcatcccaagaacaccacacctactgtgaagcatgggggtggaaacatcgtgctttggggctatttttctgctaaagggacaggacgaaagaatgaatggggccatgtatcgtgagattttgagccaaaacttccttccatcagtgacagctttaaatggttgaccaaatacttattttccaccataatttacaaataaagtctttaaaattcctacaatatgaattcctggatttgttttttcacattctgtctcagttgaagtgtacttatgatgaaaattacagacctctgtcatcattttaagtgggagaacttgcacaatcggtggctaaataaaaacttttttgccccactgtatgtcactATATATTAAATGTCAGTGTAATTATGCGCATGCCAAGATTAgataaaaataatactttattcACCTTTTTCTTGTTTCCACAAATCAAGCAGTAATTTTGCTGTCTTTTTCCGTTAGACTTCAACGGCTGATCAAATTTCGTAGTGGCTCACATGTTGTGGACAAAAAACATACATTGCATTTATTTTGCAAGCTTTCATCCAAATATGTGTTAAACAAtattttggcattgtttaacatgagTGTCCAACAATGAGAAACATTTATGAACAAGAAAAGACTAAATTAATTTGTATGACAGCCTAAATAactaatataaatatgtataaaacatCATCATATACATGTAGGTAATCTTTGATAGTCCCTTACATGAAAATATTCACTTAGCTCACATTATTAATTTGTAAAGTGCAGAGAACTGGTCTAGCTTTCTGGGGATTGAACTCATGAAAATGTTTTGCACAGGGGGACCTGGGTTGGATGACGCGAGGATCCATGGTTGGACCTTTCCAGGATGCTGCTTTCGCCTTGGCTGTTTCTTCCATGGATAAACCTGTTTACACGGACCCCCCAGTCAAGACCAAATTTGGTTACCACATCATTATGGTGGAGGGGAAAAAGTAGCAAGAAGAAACACTGACTGAGGACATGCACTTCTACATTGTGCTTTGATGCAATGTTTGGTAAATTATAACGTCTCGTTGTACACTaccataatattttttaataaaagctTACCAGCGACGCTAACACAACTCATCTTTGTCAAGTGACAAGAATATAAGTCTCTAAAGATTAAACATTAAGTTGTACACAATAAATAAGACCGTTATATGCAAGGTAGTGCAACTAAAACTAATCATGAGGCATGTTTATGTGGCTGTTCAttgaaaagtaaaataaatatgatttattaAAAGTAAGTGTTTTTACACAAGCAATTTGTATAATTATGAATGTGTATGAACATATATCATAAGGCTAAATATATGCTATGCTGGAGCAGTTTCATTTATTCCCTGaacgctattccccacacctgctttgttttagctatgaaaaatatttaaattgttgttatccttctttgtgggtacattgttgattgtcatgtcatgtttggatgtactttgtggacaccttCTCTGCCCCACACGCCTTAAGTCTtttctgtcgtccagcattctgtttttaattttgtttactttgtagctcgttcagttttagtttcattttgaaAAGGCATCccgaagcttcaatgccttttttttttttttgcggcactcacctttttatttatttttggttcgcgcattagatacctttttacctgcattctGCCTACCGCTGTCGTccacatattgtgatcacgacaaagcaattaactacctgctgccacctactgatatggaagagtattacacggttattctgccaagctctagacaacacagacactcaacaatggcacattattagcagattataattactgattTCCAAAAAATAGTCTTTACCCAAATTGGTGAAAtgacagtttgcatgttctccccgtgactgcttgggttcccttcgggtactccagcttcctcccacctccaaaaagcatgcacctgtgagtgtgaatgttaatAATAaggatatattttatttataaaaagcaCTTGagtacattgagtaaacaacctcaaagtgcgacagtgtattaaaaataaacataaaataaaaacaatacaaataagaactagaacagcccaatagctagagctagtatgcatgtatctaaaaaaaaaaaaaaaaaggcttttttaaaaagaagggtttttaagcccttttaaaaagcatccacagtctgtggtgccctcaggtggtcagggatagCATTCCACCGACTGGGAGTGGCGGAGCagcaagcccggtctcccattgttcgtagctttgtcctcagaAGTtgaaggaggttagcctgtccggagcggaggtgtcgtgtggaggatttgggggtgagtagttctttgaggcaGATAGGGGGCATtcccatggaggcactggtgggttagtaggtatactttgtattcaatcctgagtggaacaggaagccagtggagggatttgagaattggtgttgtctgtcaatctgtgttggccctgcgatgaggtggcgacttgtccagggtgtacaccgccttctgcccaaatgcagctgagctaggccctagcaccccctgtgaccccaaaagggacaagcggtagaaaatggatggatgaatggacataatctcccacggcacagcagACTTTCTCAGGGCACACTAGTGAGCATTGCATTGTTTTCTACATGGAGTCTATGTAGATATACCTGCACTAATATAATGATATACAATGCAAGACCTATATTCACAAT includes:
- the pin4 gene encoding peptidyl-prolyl cis-trans isomerase NIMA-interacting 4; the encoded protein is MPPKGKGGGKGAKGAASGSADAEKKDKAPKGGTAVKVRHILCEKHGKCMEAMEKLKSGVRFSEVASQYSEDKARQGGDLGWMTRGSMVGPFQDAAFALAVSSMDKPVYTDPPVKTKFGYHIIMVEGKK